In Camelus bactrianus isolate YW-2024 breed Bactrian camel chromosome 34, ASM4877302v1, whole genome shotgun sequence, one genomic interval encodes:
- the C1S gene encoding complement C1s subcomponent: MDKSPEMWCIVLLPLLAWVYAEPTMYGEIVSPNYPQAYPNEVDKSWDIEVPEGYGIHLYFTHLDVELSENCAYDWVQIMSGGIEEGKLCGQRTSKSPNSPVVEEFHISNNKLQVIFRSDFSNEERFTGFAAYYTAVDINECTDFADAPCSHFCNNYIGGYFCSCPPEYFLHEDKRNCGVNCSGDVFTTLTGEITSANYPNPYPENSRCDYQILLEEGFQVVVTLRREDFDVEPADSEGHCPDSLIFVAGNQHFGPYCGNGFPGPLTIETNSNTLNVIFQTDSTEQKKGWKFRYHGDPIPCPKEVTANSFWEPEKAKYVFRDVVKITCLDGFEIVQGSASSTSVYSTCQSNGKWSNSKLRCQPVDCGSPEPIRNGKFEEPEDTLFGSVIRYTCEEKYYYMEIKGSEEYRCAGNGSWVNELLGTELPKCVPVCGVPTEPLMVKQKIFGGFIANIESFPWQVFFSNPWAGGALIDEYWVLTAAHVVEGNRDPIMYVGSSSVLTSVLVNAQMLTAERVFIHPGWKVLDASETRKNFDNDIALVRLREPVKMGPTVSPICLPGRSSEYNPSEGTLGLISGWGRTERKDRVIKLRGAKLPVAPLEKCREMKGVNPRIDVNSFIFTDNMICAGGEKGVDSCKGDSGGAFALQVPNETSPKFYVAGLVSWGTQCGTYGIYTRVKNYIDWIKQTMLENSAPSVD; the protein is encoded by the exons ATGGACAAATCGCCAGAGATGTG GTGCATTGTCCTGTTGCCTCTTTTGGCGTGGGTTTATGCCGAGCCCACTATGTATGGGGAGATCGTGTCCCCCAACTATCCTCAGGCATACCCCAATGAGGTAGACAAGTCTTGGGACATAGAAGTTCCTGAAGGGTACGGGATCCACCTCTACTTCACCCATCTGGACGTGGAGCTGTCGGAGAACTGCGCGTACGACTGGGTGCAG ATAATGTCAGGAGGCATTGAAGAAGGGAAACTCTGTGGACAGAGGACCAGCAAGAGTCCCAACTCTCCCGTGGTGGAAGAGTTCCACATCTCGAACAATAAACTCCAGGTGATCTTTAGGTCGGACTTCTCCAACGAAGAGCGGTTCACTGGGTTTGCTGCCTACTATACTGCTGTGG ATATAAATGAGTGCACAGACTTTGCAGATGCCCCTTGTAGCCACTTCTGCAACAACTACATTGGTGGTTACTTCTGCTCCTGCCCCCCTGAATACTTCCTCCATGAAGACAAGAGGAACTGCGGAG tCAATTGCAGTGGGGATGTATTCACTACTCTGACCGGGGAGATCACAAGTGCCAATTACCCCAATCCATACCCGGAGAACTCAAGGTGTGACTATCAGATCCTGTTGGAGGAGGGGTTCCAAGTGGTGGTAACTCTGCGGAGAGAAGACTTTGACGTGGAACCAGCTGATTCAGAGGGCCACTGCCCTGACAGCTTAATT tttgtTGCAGGAAACCAGCATTTTGGTCCTTACTGTGGTAATGGATTTCCTGGGCCACTAACTATTGAAACCAACAGTAATACCCTTAATGTCATCTTCCAAACTGACAGCACAGAGCAGAAAAAGGGCTGGAAATTTCGTTATCATGGAGATC CAATCCCTTGTCCTAAGGAAGTCACTGCCAATTCTTTTTGGGAGCCTGAGAAAGCAAAATATGTGTTCAGAGATGTGGTGAAGATAACCTGTCTGGATGGGTTTGAGATTGTACAG GGGAGTGCTAGCTCGACATCTGTCTATTCTACTTGCCAAAGCAATGGAAAGTGGAGTAATTCCAAACTGAGGTGTCAAC CTGTGGACTGTGGCTCTCCCGAACCCATTCGGAATGGTAAATTTGAAGAACCAGAAGATACCCTGTTCGGTTCTGTCATTCGCTACACTTGTGAGGAGAAATATTACTACATGGAAATTAAAGGAAGTG AGGAATATCGCTGTGCTGGCAACGGCAGCTGGGTGAATGAGCTGCTGGGGACAGAGCTGCCAAAATGTGTTCCAG TCTGTGGTGTCCCCACTGAGCCCCTGATGGTAAAACAGAAGATATTTGGAGGATTCATTGCAAACATCGAGAGTTTCCCCTGGCAAGTCTTCTTCTCGAACCCGTGGGCGGGCGGAGCTCTCATTGATGAGTACTGGGTGCTGACGGCCGCCCACGTCGTGGAGGGAAACCGCGACCCCATAATGTACGTTGGGTCCTCCTCAGTGCTCACCTCAGTTCTGGTCAATGCCCAGATGCTCACTGCTGAGCGCGTGTTTATTCATCCGGGTTGGAAAGTCCTGGATGCCTCGGAAACACGGAAGAATTTTGACAATGACATTGCGCTGGTGCGGCTAAGAGAGCCAGTGAAAATGGGACCCACTGTCTCCCCTATCTGCCTGCCAGGCAGATCCTCAGAATACAACCCCTCAGAGGGAACCCTGGGACTGATCTCAGGCTGGGGCCGAACCGAAAGAAAAGATCGTGTTATTAAGCTCAGAGGGGCAAAGTTACCTGTTGCTCCCTTAGAAAAGTGCCGGGAGATGAAGGGGGTAAATCCCAGAATAGATGTAAATTCCTTTATTTTCACTGATAACATGATTTGTGCTGGAGGAGAGAAGGGTGTTGATAGTTGTAAAGGGGACAGTGGCGGGGCCTTTGCTCTACAGGTCCCTAATGAAACAAGCCCCAAATTCTATGTAGCTGGCCTGGTGTCCTGGGGCACCCAGTGTGGGACCTATGGAATCTACACGCGAGTGAAGAACTACattgactggataaagcagacgATGCTGGAAAATAGTGCCCCCAGCGTGGACTAG